The Mycolicibacterium hassiacum DSM 44199 genome includes a window with the following:
- a CDS encoding Dyp-type peroxidase, translating to MAERTGFRVSRRQLMLGGAAAVAAGATLVQCSGTARSAGTAGTGFGAATEPFFGPHQGGVATAPQAHALFVALDLVVPPGRNARETLAAVLKLWTTDAARLTQGRPAIADTEPELAGHPARLTVTVGLGPGVFDRVGLAQQRPPAVAGLPAFATDRLDPRWCGGDLLLQLCADDPMAIAHAARVLLKNVRTMTRQRWRQTGFRNAHGSQPAGQTMRNLMGQVDGTVNLREPHEFDRYVWDDGAQRPWFAGGTVAIIRRIRIELDTWDELDRRSKEFVVGRRLDNGAPLTGADEHDDPDFTAAVNGIPVIPPNSHIALARHRTDDERFLRRPYNYDDPPADGLTTDCGLLFVTYQRDPARQFVPVQQRLAEADALNPWVTTVGSATFAILPGVTSDAEYLGQRLLEGR from the coding sequence ATGGCTGAGCGGACGGGCTTTCGGGTCAGCCGACGACAGCTGATGCTCGGCGGTGCGGCGGCGGTGGCCGCAGGCGCCACCCTGGTGCAGTGCAGCGGTACCGCCCGCTCGGCCGGCACCGCGGGGACCGGGTTCGGCGCGGCCACCGAGCCGTTCTTCGGCCCGCACCAGGGCGGCGTCGCCACCGCACCCCAGGCGCATGCGCTGTTCGTGGCGCTGGACCTGGTCGTCCCGCCCGGGCGCAATGCCCGCGAGACGCTGGCCGCCGTCCTGAAGCTGTGGACCACCGACGCCGCCCGGCTGACCCAGGGGCGGCCGGCGATCGCCGACACCGAACCGGAACTGGCCGGTCACCCGGCCCGGCTGACCGTGACGGTCGGGCTCGGCCCGGGGGTGTTCGACCGGGTGGGGCTGGCGCAGCAGCGGCCGCCGGCGGTGGCCGGCCTGCCGGCGTTCGCCACCGACCGGCTCGACCCCCGGTGGTGCGGCGGGGACCTGCTGTTGCAGCTGTGTGCCGACGACCCGATGGCGATCGCGCACGCCGCGCGGGTGCTGCTGAAGAACGTGCGCACCATGACCCGGCAGCGGTGGCGGCAGACCGGTTTCCGCAACGCCCACGGATCCCAGCCCGCCGGGCAGACCATGCGCAACCTGATGGGCCAGGTCGACGGCACGGTGAACCTGCGTGAGCCGCACGAGTTCGACCGCTACGTGTGGGACGACGGGGCCCAGCGCCCCTGGTTCGCCGGCGGCACCGTCGCGATCATCCGGCGGATCCGCATCGAGCTGGACACCTGGGACGAACTCGACCGGCGCAGCAAGGAGTTCGTGGTGGGCCGCCGCCTCGACAACGGCGCGCCGCTGACCGGTGCCGACGAACACGACGACCCCGATTTCACCGCCGCCGTCAACGGCATCCCGGTCATCCCGCCGAACTCGCACATCGCACTGGCCCGTCACCGCACCGACGACGAGCGGTTCTTGCGCCGGCCGTACAACTACGACGATCCCCCCGCCGACGGGCTGACCACCGATTGCGGGTTGCTCTTCGTCACCTACCAGCGCGACCCGGCCCGCCAGTTCGTGCCGGTGCAGCAGCGTCTCGCCGAGGCCGACGCGCTCAACCCGTGGGTAACCACCGTCGGGTCGGCGACGTTCGCGATCCTGCCCGGGGTCACGTCCGATGCGGAGTATCTCGGCCAGCGGCTGCTCGAGGGCCGCTGA
- a CDS encoding ABC transporter family substrate-binding protein — MRRIAAAVLALGLTLSGCSTVETYAPPAGEESGTPTSDINPQDPSTLQQGGHLRLALTAYPSNFNTLHIDGNVADVAAMMRATLPRAFFVHSDGSTTVNTDYFTSVELTSENPQVVTYTINPKAVWSDGTPITWEDIAAQIHALSGKDPRFAIASTNGADRVEKVTRGVDDRQAVVTFAEPYAEWRGMFAGNSMLLPKSMTSDPEVFNTGQLNRPGPSAGPFIVSDLDKTTQRITLTRNPKWWGDPPLLDSITYLVLDDRARIPALLNNTIDATGISSLAELVTVRNARGISIRRAPGPSWYHLTFNGAPGSILADKALRRAIAKGIDRQAIADVAQHGLVPHPVPLNNHIFVAGQEGYQDNSEPVAYDPEQAERELDALGWRRNGQFREKDGRQLVIRDVLYDAESTKMVGQVAQNSLAQIGVKLELDVKGGAGFFSNYIIPGDFDIAQFSWVGDAFSLCCLNQIYTTDAESNFGRISSPEIDRKVDETLDEIDLARARQLANEVDRLLFEEVFSLPLFQSHGNVAVRANLANYGPAGIGDLDYTKIGFMKR; from the coding sequence ATGCGACGGATCGCCGCAGCCGTTCTGGCGCTGGGGCTGACGCTGTCCGGATGCTCGACCGTTGAGACATACGCCCCACCCGCAGGCGAGGAGTCCGGGACGCCCACCAGCGACATCAACCCGCAGGACCCGTCGACGCTGCAACAGGGCGGACACCTGCGCCTGGCGCTGACCGCCTACCCGTCGAACTTCAACACCCTGCACATCGACGGCAATGTCGCCGATGTGGCCGCGATGATGCGGGCCACCCTGCCGCGCGCGTTCTTCGTCCACTCCGACGGCTCGACGACGGTCAACACCGACTACTTCACCAGCGTCGAACTGACAAGCGAGAACCCGCAAGTCGTCACCTACACCATCAACCCGAAGGCGGTGTGGAGCGACGGCACGCCGATCACCTGGGAGGACATCGCCGCGCAGATCCACGCCCTGTCCGGAAAGGATCCCCGGTTCGCCATCGCCAGCACCAACGGCGCGGACCGGGTCGAGAAGGTGACCCGGGGTGTGGACGACCGGCAGGCGGTGGTGACGTTCGCCGAACCGTACGCGGAGTGGCGGGGGATGTTCGCCGGCAATTCGATGCTGCTGCCCAAGAGCATGACCTCCGACCCCGAGGTGTTCAACACGGGTCAACTGAATCGGCCCGGCCCGTCGGCGGGACCCTTCATCGTGTCCGATCTGGACAAGACGACACAGCGAATCACGTTGACCCGCAACCCGAAATGGTGGGGCGACCCGCCGCTGCTGGACAGCATCACCTATCTGGTGCTCGATGACCGTGCCCGCATCCCCGCCCTGTTGAACAACACCATCGACGCCACCGGGATCAGTTCGCTCGCCGAACTGGTCACCGTGCGCAACGCCCGGGGCATCTCGATCCGCCGTGCGCCGGGGCCGAGCTGGTATCACCTCACGTTCAACGGGGCGCCCGGCTCGATCCTCGCGGACAAGGCGCTGCGCCGGGCGATCGCCAAGGGCATCGACCGCCAGGCGATCGCCGATGTCGCCCAGCACGGTCTGGTCCCCCATCCGGTCCCGCTCAACAACCACATTTTCGTTGCGGGCCAGGAGGGTTACCAGGACAACAGCGAACCGGTGGCTTACGACCCCGAGCAGGCCGAGCGCGAACTCGACGCACTCGGCTGGCGGCGCAACGGCCAGTTCCGGGAGAAGGACGGTCGGCAGCTGGTGATCCGCGACGTGCTCTACGACGCCGAATCCACCAAGATGGTGGGGCAGGTCGCGCAGAACAGCCTGGCGCAGATCGGGGTGAAGCTCGAGCTCGACGTCAAGGGCGGAGCCGGGTTCTTCTCGAACTACATCATTCCCGGCGATTTCGACATCGCCCAGTTCTCCTGGGTCGGTGACGCGTTCTCGCTGTGCTGCCTCAACCAGATCTACACCACCGACGCGGAGAGCAACTTCGGCAGGATCAGCAGCCCGGAGATCGACAGGAAGGTCGACGAGACCCTCGACGAGATCGATCTGGCGCGGGCACGGCAGCTGGCCAACGAGGTCGACCGGCTGTTGTTCGAGGAGGTGTTCAGCCTGCCGCTGTTCCAGTCGCACGGCAACGTCGCGGTACGGGCGAACCTGGCCAATTACGGCCCGGCGGGTATCGGCGATCTGGACTACACCAAGATCGGGTTCATGAAGCGGTGA
- a CDS encoding AAA family ATPase produces MRLHRLVLTNYRGIGHREIEFPDHGVVVVSGANEVGKTSMIEALDLLIEAKDRSTKKEVKAVKPTHADVGAEVEAEISTGPYRFIYRKRFHKRCETTLTVLAPRREQLTGDEAHERVQAMLAETVDTELWQAQRVLQSASTAPVDLSGCDALSRALDVAAGAADNSAETALSGTEPLLVDRVEAEYLTYFTRTGRPTGEWAAATNRLRAAEAEVARCAAAVAEVDEAVRRHAELTAQLRELDAEHEQARDRLSVATAAADAVAELKAQLRQAEIVARAAEATRAASREKLDERRRLRADIDEKTAAIAELETEVADADEQLAVAREVAAEAAAAAEGARAALDAARVREDAARRTVDQLAAREEADQISGRIARITATQRELGEIEGGLAGIALTEDDLRGIEAAKAAVDVASAQADLMSTHLELTAVADAELRVDGQPLALSAGQSWSASVSAGTDIEVPGLLTVRLVPGASAEETHARLVEAQRVLADALERAGVADVSAARELYARRQELLAARDRLTTKLETLLGDDTLDRLRTRLAELTARQPAEADLFGLDPDTARGELEAATTARQQATADCETSRRLAEAAEKQLNERQTRVTVLNEKLAGMRRQLTEAQDRLAQARQSLPDDELALQAARQDEEADRAAQLVAHLTAELAAREPESVAAELDAAKQSEQALRRRHDEVAEAVREIGTRLKVYGTEGRKSQLDAAETELAHARAEFGRVERRARAAKLLHSVLTRHRDATRLRYVEPFRAEVERLGRMVFGDTFEVEVDSDLRICSRTLDGCTVPYESLSGGAKEQLGIIARLASAALVAKEDSVPVVIDDALGFTDPDRLTKMGAVFNAVGGDGQVIVLTCSPQRYAAVDGAHHIQLSA; encoded by the coding sequence ATGAGGTTGCACCGGCTGGTCCTGACCAACTACCGCGGCATCGGCCACCGCGAGATCGAGTTCCCCGACCACGGGGTGGTGGTGGTCAGCGGAGCCAACGAGGTCGGTAAGACATCGATGATCGAGGCGCTCGATCTGCTGATCGAGGCCAAGGACCGCTCCACCAAGAAGGAGGTCAAGGCGGTCAAACCCACCCACGCCGACGTCGGCGCCGAGGTCGAGGCCGAAATCTCCACCGGCCCTTACCGGTTCATCTACCGCAAGCGGTTCCACAAGCGGTGCGAGACCACCCTGACCGTGCTCGCTCCGCGCCGCGAACAGCTGACCGGCGACGAGGCGCACGAGCGGGTACAGGCGATGCTCGCCGAAACCGTCGACACCGAGCTGTGGCAGGCGCAGCGTGTGCTGCAGTCCGCCTCCACCGCACCGGTTGACCTGTCCGGCTGCGATGCGTTGTCCCGTGCGCTCGACGTCGCGGCCGGTGCCGCCGACAACAGCGCCGAAACCGCCTTGTCGGGAACCGAACCGCTGCTGGTGGACCGGGTCGAGGCCGAATACCTCACCTACTTCACCCGCACCGGCAGACCCACCGGCGAGTGGGCGGCCGCGACCAACCGGCTGCGCGCCGCCGAAGCGGAGGTCGCCCGGTGTGCGGCCGCGGTCGCCGAGGTGGACGAGGCAGTGCGCCGGCACGCGGAGTTGACCGCTCAGTTGCGTGAGCTCGACGCCGAACACGAGCAGGCCCGGGATCGGTTGTCCGTCGCCACGGCGGCAGCCGACGCCGTGGCCGAGCTGAAAGCCCAGCTCCGACAAGCCGAGATCGTCGCAAGGGCGGCCGAGGCCACGCGCGCCGCCTCGCGGGAGAAGCTCGACGAGCGGCGGCGTCTGCGCGCCGACATCGACGAGAAGACGGCTGCCATCGCCGAACTCGAAACCGAGGTGGCCGACGCCGACGAACAGCTGGCCGTCGCGCGGGAGGTGGCCGCCGAGGCCGCGGCCGCGGCCGAGGGAGCCCGGGCCGCGCTGGACGCCGCGCGGGTCCGCGAAGACGCCGCACGCCGCACCGTCGATCAACTGGCAGCCCGCGAAGAGGCCGACCAGATCTCCGGGCGGATCGCGAGAATCACTGCGACACAACGCGAATTGGGCGAGATCGAGGGCGGGCTCGCCGGTATCGCCCTGACCGAGGACGATCTGCGCGGCATCGAAGCGGCCAAGGCAGCCGTCGATGTGGCGAGCGCTCAGGCCGACCTGATGTCGACCCACCTCGAACTGACGGCCGTCGCCGACGCCGAACTGCGGGTGGACGGACAGCCGCTGGCCCTCTCCGCCGGTCAGTCCTGGTCGGCGAGCGTCAGCGCGGGCACCGACATCGAAGTGCCGGGACTACTGACCGTGCGGCTGGTGCCGGGCGCGTCCGCCGAGGAAACGCACGCCAGACTTGTCGAGGCGCAGCGGGTTCTGGCCGATGCGCTGGAGCGCGCCGGCGTCGCGGACGTGTCCGCGGCCCGCGAACTGTACGCGCGCCGCCAGGAGTTGCTGGCCGCACGCGACCGGCTCACCACCAAACTGGAGACGCTGCTCGGCGACGACACCCTCGACCGGTTGCGCACCCGGCTCGCCGAACTCACCGCCCGGCAGCCCGCCGAGGCCGACCTGTTCGGCCTGGACCCCGACACCGCGCGCGGCGAGCTCGAGGCCGCCACCACGGCCCGCCAACAGGCGACAGCCGACTGTGAAACCAGTCGCAGGCTGGCCGAAGCGGCCGAGAAGCAGTTGAACGAGCGGCAAACCCGGGTGACGGTCCTCAACGAGAAGCTCGCCGGGATGCGCCGACAGCTCACCGAGGCGCAGGACCGGTTGGCGCAGGCCCGCCAGTCGCTGCCCGACGACGAGCTCGCCCTGCAGGCCGCGCGTCAGGACGAGGAGGCCGACCGCGCCGCGCAACTGGTCGCCCACCTCACCGCGGAACTCGCGGCCAGGGAGCCGGAATCCGTTGCCGCCGAACTGGATGCGGCCAAACAGTCCGAGCAGGCGCTGCGCCGTCGGCACGACGAGGTGGCCGAGGCGGTGCGCGAGATCGGCACCCGGCTCAAGGTGTACGGCACCGAGGGCCGCAAGAGCCAGCTCGATGCCGCCGAGACCGAGCTCGCCCACGCCCGGGCCGAGTTCGGTCGGGTGGAGCGCCGCGCCCGGGCGGCGAAGCTGCTCCACTCGGTGCTCACCCGCCACCGCGACGCCACCCGGCTGCGCTACGTGGAGCCGTTCCGCGCCGAGGTGGAGCGATTGGGGCGCATGGTCTTCGGCGACACGTTCGAGGTCGAGGTCGACAGTGACCTGCGGATCTGCAGCCGCACGCTGGACGGCTGCACCGTGCCGTACGAATCGCTGTCCGGCGGTGCGAAGGAACAACTCGGCATCATCGCCCGGCTGGCGAGCGCTGCGCTGGTCGCCAAGGAGGACAGCGTGCCGGTCGTCATCGACGACGCGCTCGGATTCACCGACCCGGACCGGCTCACCAAGATGGGGGCGGTGTTCAACGCCGTCGGCGGCGACGGCCAGGTGATCGTGCTGACCTGCAGTCCGCAGCGCTACGCCGCGGTCGACGGCGCCCACCACATCCAGCTGTCCGCCTGA
- a CDS encoding dipeptide ABC transporter ATP-binding protein produces the protein MSLLQVRDLTVTFPTETEPVAAVRRMSYDVDAGEVVALVGESGAGKSAAAMAIIGLLPEYAEVSGSVRLHGDELLGLSDQRMSRIRGKKIGTVFQDPMSALTPVYTVGDQIAEAIRVHHRSTTRRAAQRRAVELLELVGIAQPQQRARAFPHELSGGERQRVVIAIAIANDPDLLICDEPTTALDVTVQAQILDVLKTARDVTGAGVLIITHDLGVVAEFADRALVMYAGRPVEIAPVDRLYRDRRMPYTVGLLGSVPRLDARQGARLVPIPGAPPAPTALPPGCPFAPRCPLAIDDCRAAEPELVEVGPQHRAACIRTEQVTGRSAAEIYGVSTEPPAASTGADAPVVLRVENLTKTYKLTKGVVFRRRIGEVRAVDGVSFELRQGRTLGIVGESGSGKSTTLHQILQLSAPQAGTIEVLGHNTAELSAKARRALRGDVQVVFQDPVASLDPRLPVFDVLAEPLLANGYDRKRIDDRVAELLDIVGMRRSDAGRYPAEFSGGQKQRIGIARALALQPKILALDEPVSALDVSIQAGIINLLLDLQDRFGLAYLFVSHDLSVVRHLAHDVAVMYRGRIVEQGPADRVFTDPGHDYTRRLLAAVPQPDPNRG, from the coding sequence GTGAGCCTGCTGCAGGTGCGTGACCTCACGGTCACCTTCCCCACCGAGACCGAGCCGGTGGCCGCGGTCCGCCGGATGAGCTACGACGTCGACGCCGGCGAGGTGGTGGCGCTGGTCGGCGAATCGGGTGCCGGCAAATCCGCCGCGGCGATGGCGATCATCGGATTGCTCCCCGAGTACGCCGAGGTCAGCGGGTCGGTGCGGCTGCACGGCGACGAACTGCTCGGGCTCAGCGATCAACGGATGTCGCGGATCCGCGGCAAGAAGATCGGCACCGTGTTCCAGGACCCGATGTCGGCGCTCACCCCCGTCTACACCGTCGGCGACCAGATCGCCGAGGCGATCCGGGTGCACCACCGCAGCACCACCCGACGCGCCGCCCAGCGGCGGGCGGTCGAGTTGCTCGAACTCGTCGGCATCGCCCAACCGCAGCAGCGGGCCCGCGCGTTCCCGCACGAGCTGTCCGGCGGGGAACGTCAGCGCGTGGTGATCGCGATCGCGATCGCCAACGACCCGGACCTGCTGATCTGCGACGAACCCACCACGGCGCTGGACGTGACGGTGCAGGCACAGATCCTGGACGTACTCAAGACCGCCCGCGATGTGACCGGCGCGGGCGTGCTGATCATCACCCACGATCTGGGGGTGGTGGCCGAGTTCGCCGACCGCGCCCTGGTGATGTACGCCGGGCGCCCGGTGGAGATCGCCCCGGTCGACCGGCTCTACCGCGACCGTCGCATGCCCTACACCGTTGGCCTGTTGGGGTCGGTGCCGCGACTGGACGCCCGCCAGGGCGCCCGGCTGGTCCCGATCCCCGGCGCACCACCGGCTCCGACCGCGCTGCCGCCGGGCTGTCCGTTCGCCCCGCGCTGTCCGCTGGCCATCGACGACTGCCGGGCCGCCGAACCCGAACTCGTCGAAGTGGGCCCGCAGCACCGGGCGGCATGTATCCGCACCGAACAGGTCACCGGGCGCAGCGCCGCCGAGATCTACGGGGTCTCCACCGAACCACCGGCCGCATCGACCGGCGCCGACGCGCCGGTGGTGCTGCGGGTCGAGAACCTCACCAAGACCTACAAGCTGACCAAGGGCGTGGTGTTCCGGCGCCGGATCGGCGAGGTGCGCGCCGTCGACGGCGTCAGCTTCGAACTGCGCCAGGGCCGCACGCTGGGCATCGTCGGCGAATCCGGATCGGGCAAATCGACCACCCTGCACCAGATCCTGCAGTTGTCCGCGCCGCAGGCCGGCACCATCGAGGTGCTCGGCCACAACACCGCGGAACTGTCGGCGAAGGCGCGCCGGGCCCTGCGCGGCGATGTGCAGGTGGTGTTCCAGGATCCGGTCGCGTCCCTGGATCCCCGGCTGCCGGTGTTCGATGTGCTCGCAGAACCGTTGCTGGCCAACGGCTACGACAGAAAGCGCATCGACGACCGGGTGGCCGAACTGCTGGACATCGTCGGGATGCGCCGCAGCGACGCCGGCCGCTATCCCGCGGAGTTCTCCGGCGGCCAGAAGCAGCGCATCGGCATCGCCCGCGCACTGGCCCTGCAACCGAAGATCCTCGCGCTGGACGAACCGGTCTCGGCGCTTGACGTGTCGATCCAGGCCGGAATCATCAACCTGCTGCTGGACCTGCAGGACCGGTTCGGGCTGGCGTATCTGTTCGTCTCGCACGACCTGTCGGTGGTGCGGCATCTGGCCCACGACGTCGCGGTGATGTATCGGGGCAGGATCGTCGAGCAGGGCCCGGCCGACCGGGTGTTCACCGACCCCGGCCACGACTACACCCGCAGGCTGCTGGCCGCGGTGCCGCAACCGGACCCGAACCGTGGTTAG
- a CDS encoding alpha/beta fold hydrolase has protein sequence MTMTALRRHAHDRLAALPGVRPVRRPITDAAGGQFDLYFVRSGLKSAHPVLIIPGGPGVASVAPYRGFRRRAAVAGLDVLMVEHRGVGLSRFDDNGAELPPEALTVNQAVDDLAAVLDDAGVGKAIVYGTSYGSYLAAGFGVRHRDRVHAMVLDSPVLSAHDIDDVRAATRRSFWHGQDPETASLAAKVRRLAEQRVLTPEATALMIAVYGYAGAPLLERAVDLLLDGRRWLWSALEHVTRMVFERQAPFQYENDLVARIAYRELNYAADPDGEPLDPAAVYHQLSGARPFESEPYDLAAEMPAFSWPTVVVSGGRDLITPPSVAQRVASLIPDAVLVSLPTAGHSMLNMRERAALEIIAAVRNGTIAELPQRQTQLDALPAPLSVRALVRAIESAAGLESALPAAMVKVRWSRTHRDGRRVTAS, from the coding sequence ATGACGATGACCGCCCTGCGTCGGCACGCGCACGACCGGCTTGCCGCCCTCCCGGGAGTGCGTCCGGTCCGCCGACCCATCACCGACGCAGCCGGTGGGCAGTTCGACCTGTACTTCGTGCGCAGCGGGCTCAAGTCGGCGCATCCGGTGCTCATCATCCCGGGCGGACCCGGGGTGGCCTCGGTGGCGCCCTACCGGGGTTTCCGTCGCCGTGCCGCGGTCGCGGGACTCGATGTGCTCATGGTCGAACACCGCGGGGTCGGCCTGTCCCGTTTCGACGACAACGGCGCGGAGTTGCCGCCGGAGGCGCTGACCGTCAATCAGGCCGTGGACGATCTGGCCGCGGTACTCGACGACGCGGGCGTGGGCAAGGCGATCGTCTACGGCACCTCCTACGGTTCCTACCTCGCCGCCGGTTTCGGTGTGCGCCACCGCGATCGCGTCCACGCCATGGTGTTGGACTCGCCGGTGCTGTCGGCCCACGACATCGACGATGTGCGTGCCGCGACGCGGCGGTCGTTCTGGCACGGACAGGACCCGGAAACCGCGTCGCTGGCGGCCAAGGTGCGGCGGCTGGCCGAGCAGCGGGTGCTGACCCCCGAGGCCACCGCGTTGATGATCGCCGTCTACGGCTATGCCGGTGCCCCGCTGCTGGAACGGGCGGTCGACCTGCTCCTCGACGGCCGCCGCTGGCTGTGGTCGGCGCTGGAGCATGTGACCCGGATGGTGTTCGAACGGCAGGCGCCGTTCCAGTACGAGAACGACCTCGTCGCGCGGATCGCCTACCGGGAGCTGAACTACGCCGCCGACCCCGACGGTGAACCCCTCGATCCGGCCGCCGTGTACCACCAGCTGAGCGGCGCAAGGCCTTTCGAATCCGAGCCGTACGATCTGGCCGCCGAGATGCCCGCCTTCAGCTGGCCGACGGTGGTGGTGTCGGGCGGTCGCGATCTGATCACCCCGCCGTCGGTGGCACAGCGGGTGGCGTCGCTGATCCCGGACGCGGTGCTGGTCAGCCTGCCCACCGCCGGTCACAGCATGCTCAACATGCGGGAACGGGCCGCGCTGGAGATCATCGCGGCGGTCCGCAACGGGACCATCGCGGAACTGCCGCAGCGACAGACACAACTCGACGCGCTCCCGGCCCCGTTGTCGGTGCGCGCCCTGGTCCGGGCCATCGAGTCGGCCGCGGGGCTGGAGTCCGCACTGCCGGCCGCGATGGTCAAGGTTCGGTGGTCCCGAACCCACCGGGACGGACGGCGGGTCACCGCTTCATGA
- a CDS encoding copper chaperone PCu(A)C, with translation MKAAKYFHPLAAVVVAAGAVLTAGCSSPSSEHEEQPMASTVTVEEAWANAADLGMAAVFGRFTNTGHHDAHMVSVSSPLSDWVEFHEVVGEGMENKTMQPKEGGITVPAGGSHELVPGGDHIMLMDLKRPLQPGEDVEVTVTFEDGSTLPVTAQIRDFPGAGEEYAGGGDTEAPHTNHG, from the coding sequence ATGAAAGCTGCCAAGTACTTCCACCCTCTGGCCGCTGTCGTCGTGGCTGCCGGTGCGGTGTTGACCGCCGGCTGCAGCTCGCCGTCGTCCGAGCATGAGGAACAGCCGATGGCCTCGACGGTCACCGTCGAGGAGGCCTGGGCCAACGCCGCGGACCTCGGAATGGCGGCGGTGTTCGGCAGGTTCACCAACACCGGCCACCACGACGCGCACATGGTGTCGGTCAGCTCACCGCTGTCGGACTGGGTGGAGTTCCACGAGGTCGTCGGTGAGGGCATGGAGAACAAGACCATGCAACCCAAGGAGGGCGGCATCACGGTGCCGGCCGGCGGCAGCCACGAACTGGTGCCGGGCGGGGACCACATCATGCTGATGGACCTCAAGCGCCCGCTGCAGCCCGGCGAGGACGTCGAGGTGACCGTGACGTTCGAGGACGGCTCGACGCTGCCCGTCACCGCCCAGATCCGTGATTTCCCGGGAGCCGGCGAGGAGTACGCGGGGGGTGGCGACACCGAGGCCCCGCACACCAACCATGGCTGA
- a CDS encoding metallophosphoesterase family protein: MRFVHTADWQLGMTRYFLNGEAQPRYSAARREAVAALGAVAADTGAEFVVVAGDVFEHNQLAPHDISQSLEAMRTIGVPVYLLPGNHDPLDAASVYTGALFTSECPDNVTVLDRPGRHEVRPGLELVAAPWTSKSPTCDPVAGVLADLPADGTARIVVGHGGVDIFVPDKDRPSLIRLAALEAAIARGAVHYVALGDKHSRMQVGSTGRIWYSGSPEVTNYDDIENDSGHVLVVDLDEADRAHPVRVEPRRIGRWRFLTLRRPVDNNRDIADLDINLDQLPDKERTVVRLGLTGSLTVTDKAALDACVDKYSRLFAALWVEDSLSDIAVIPADGEFDDLGIGGFAASAVEELVELGRSDSEDAEDARAALALLLRLADRGAA; the protein is encoded by the coding sequence ATGAGGTTCGTGCACACTGCCGACTGGCAGCTCGGCATGACGCGGTACTTCCTCAACGGTGAGGCGCAGCCGCGGTATTCGGCCGCCCGCCGGGAGGCGGTCGCCGCGCTCGGCGCCGTCGCCGCCGACACCGGCGCGGAGTTCGTGGTGGTGGCCGGTGACGTGTTCGAACACAACCAGCTCGCCCCGCACGACATCAGCCAGTCGCTGGAGGCGATGCGCACCATCGGCGTTCCGGTGTACCTGCTGCCCGGCAACCACGACCCGCTGGACGCCGCCTCGGTGTACACCGGAGCGCTGTTCACCAGCGAATGCCCGGACAACGTGACGGTTCTCGACCGGCCGGGACGCCACGAGGTGCGGCCCGGGCTGGAACTGGTTGCGGCGCCGTGGACGTCGAAATCGCCGACCTGCGACCCGGTCGCCGGCGTGCTGGCGGACCTGCCGGCCGACGGCACCGCCCGGATCGTCGTGGGCCACGGCGGTGTGGACATCTTCGTTCCCGACAAGGACCGGCCGTCGCTGATCCGGCTGGCCGCATTGGAGGCCGCGATCGCCCGCGGGGCCGTGCACTATGTCGCGTTGGGCGACAAGCACTCTCGTATGCAGGTCGGGTCGACGGGGCGGATCTGGTACTCCGGCTCACCGGAGGTCACCAACTACGACGATATCGAGAACGACTCCGGGCATGTGCTGGTCGTCGACCTCGACGAGGCCGATCGGGCGCACCCGGTGCGGGTCGAACCGCGCCGGATCGGCCGCTGGCGGTTCCTGACGCTGCGCCGACCGGTGGACAACAACCGAGACATCGCCGATCTGGACATCAACCTCGACCAGCTCCCGGACAAGGAACGCACCGTGGTCCGGCTGGGGCTCACCGGATCGCTGACCGTCACCGACAAGGCCGCCCTCGACGCCTGCGTCGACAAGTATTCCCGGCTGTTCGCGGCCCTGTGGGTGGAGGACAGCCTCAGCGACATCGCGGTGATCCCGGCCGACGGCGAATTCGACGACCTCGGCATCGGCGGATTCGCGGCCAGTGCCGTCGAGGAGCTGGTGGAGCTGGGCCGTTCCGATTCCGAGGACGCCGAGGACGCCCGCGCGGCGCTGGCGTTGCTGCTGCGCCTGGCCGACAGGGGGGCGGCATGA